A window of the Eremothecium cymbalariae DBVPG#7215 chromosome 5, complete sequence genome harbors these coding sequences:
- a CDS encoding uncharacterized protein (similar to Ashbya gossypii ACR260W), whose amino-acid sequence MEQEIDYESLPESAPLGYQLTAGAFAGIMEHSIMFPIDAIKTRIQAANSIVGGAKNAPPPNMLAYIAKISTTEGSLALWKGVQSVILGAGPAHAVYFATYEVCKFNLINAEDMQTHQPLKTALSGTAATIAADALMNPFDTIKQRLQLHSNDSMVKCALRIYQNEGYAAFFYSYPTTIAMNIPFAALNFVIYESSIKFVNPSNSYSPWIHCLCGGISGATCAAITTPLDCVKTVLQVRGSDTVQSQIFRRADTFKKAASAIYQTYGWKGFWRGLKPRVVSNMPATAISWTTYEFAKHFLFKFE is encoded by the coding sequence ATGGAACAAGAAATCGATTACGAGTCCCTACCCGAATCAGCACCTTTAGGTTATCAGCTGACCGCTGGGGCATTTGCTGGGATAATGGAGCATTCGATTATGTTTCCGATTGATGCGATAAAAACTAGAATACAAGCTGCTAATAGTATTGTGGGTGGGGCCAAGAATGCTCCGCCGCCTAATATGTTGGCTTACATAGCCAAAATATCGACCACTGAGGGATCTTTGGCGCTTTGGAAGGGTGTGCAGTCCGTGATTTTGGGTGCGGGTCCTGCTCATGCAGTTTACTTTGCGACTTATGAGGTTTGTAAGtttaatttaattaatGCTGAAGATATGCAAACTCATCAGCCGTTAAAAACAGCTCTCAGTGGTACTGCAGCGACAATTGCGGCGGATGCGTTGATGAATCCCTTTGATACAATTAAACAAAGATTACAATTACATTCTAATGATTCTATGGTGAAATGTGCATTACGTATTTATCAAAATGAAGGGTATGCtgcatttttttattcatacCCAACTACCATTGCCATGAATATACCTTTTGCAGCATTGAATTTTGTGATTTAtgaatcttcaataaaattTGTCAATCCCTCAAACAGTTACAGTCCCTGGATTCATTGTCTATGTGGTGGTATTTCAGGTGCTACATGTGCTGCTATTACTACTCCCTTGGATTGTGTAAAAACGGTCCTGCAAGTTCGTGGTTCTGATACTGTTCAAAGCCAGATTTTTAGACGAGCGGATACTTTTAAGAAGGCTGCATCTGCGATCTATCAGACATATGGATGGAAAGGATTCTGGAGGGGCTTGAAGCCAAGAGTAGTTAGTAACATGCCAGCTACTGCCATTTCGTGGACTACATATGAATTCGCGAAGCATTTCCTGTTTAAGTTCGAATAG